In Desulfoferula mesophila, the genomic window CGTAAAGGGGCCGGCAAAAGGGCGAACGGATTCGCGCCAAGCCGTGCTTGCCTTATTGTACTACCTTGGCGCGAGTCAAGTTAGCGCAGGCCGACCCGGTTGACGGGCCCGCCAAGGTTTACGGGCGCGACGCCGGGGCCGGGCATGACGCCCACGCCCGGCGCTCCCACGCCCACCCCGGGCCTGACGCTCACGCCCGGAGCCCCCACCCCTACGCCCGGCATGACACCGACCCCCGGGGCCCCCACGCCCACGGTGGAGCGCCGCGCCACGCCCGCATAGCTCACCGGGGTCATCGGCCGGCCGACAACCGCCTCCGCTGTGTTGGAAAAACCGCCGCCCAGGCTGGCCAGAAGATCGCCATGCCACGCCAACCAACCGGCGGCGACCACCAGCAGCACCAACAGACTCTTCCTCGTGGTGGTAAAGGTCATCACTTTTTTGCTCCTTGGGGGCGCTGGTTGGGCAACTCATCCAGCTCGATGAGGGCCTCCGGCTCCAGTTGGGTGGCTCCGGCCGGCGGGACGAAAGTAAAGGCGCCCGCCTTGGGCTTGACCCCGCCCTTGAACGACTTGACGTGAATCGTATGTTGCGGCGCGCAGTTCATGGTCTTGCTGGTTATAACCAGCTTGCGCGGTATAGGCTGGTCGCCGGCCTGCACCCACAATTGCCAATCCGTATCAAAGTTGCGGAAGGCCAGATGCTCGCAGGACACCCCGTCGACGATCCCGGTGCCCAGGTATTTGGCTTCCAGCACCCCGGCCGCCAAGGCCGCGTAGGGATCGGCCACCAACAGATCCGCCCCCGGCAGGGCCACGCCCCGGCCCGCCCTCAAGGAGGCGATCAACTGATCCAGGGTCCCCCCGAATGCGAACTGGGCGTAACCGTTGGCGCGCTTGCCGTAGACGGTTACGGTCTTACCGTCCACGAACATGGTCACGTCCGCGTGACCCGAGACCCGGTGGGCCCACAGGCGGTTGGGCCGGCTGAGCAGCAACTCGCCGGAGCTGTTGAACTGTATCTTCTCCAGCTGGGGGGTGATGATCTCTATGGAGCTGTCAAAAGTCAGCTCGATGGTCTTCAACTTGCTCATGTAATCCGACATGGCCTGCAAGATGCTCTTGGCGGCGTCTTCTTGCGGCTGGGCCAGGGCCGCCGGGACGCTGCAGAGCAGGCCCAGGCACAACAGGCAGGCCGCGAAAATCACCCTGGCGCCCTTGGTCGGTTTTTTTGAGGACAACATGGGGAACTCCCCTTCAACTTCTGGGTTGCGTTGCGCGATCGCCGGCCCGGCCTGGCACCGCTTGGCCCGCGATCAAAGCGCGGTTATCGTTTTCCGCCCCGATTGCTCTGCTACGGCTTGGGGTTGACGATATACATCTTCCGCAGAGTCTCTTGCTGGGCGGGGCCGATGCCCAGGCCCTCGGAGAAGTATTTTTCGATCGAGCCGTATTGCTTGTCCATCTGGTCAAAAGAGGCTTGCAGATACTCGGGCTTCACGCCGAAGATCGCCAGGGCGATGGAGCGGTCGCCGCCGGCCGCCGCGAAGGCGTCGATGGCCCGTTGAAACTGCGGGAGGGTGTACTGGTTGGTGCGCATGTAATCCGCCATGACCGTCTGTCTGGGCACCCCCAGCAGGGTGAGCAGGGCGGCGGCGGCCCAGCCGGTGCGGTCCTTGCCGGTGGTGCAATGAAACACCGCGGGCAGCTTGCCGGGCTCGGCCAGGGACAAAAAGAGCTGGCGATAGGACTGGCGGGCGCTGGGCAGCGTAATGAACTCGCGGTAGGCCCCTTGGAACAGGGCCTCTATGCGTCCGTTTCCGAGCACCACGTTGGCCTTCTTCGGCTCGTGCATCAGCGCTTCCAGTTCCGCCGGCGCGGCCGATTTGGCGTCGGCCAGCACGTTCAACAGGTGGTAATGCACGCCGGGCGGAATTTGGTCGGGTCTGGCCTTTACCTCCGAGGTGGTGCGCAGGTCATAGTCGTTCTTCAACTCCAGGCGCTCGAGCTTCTTGATGTCTTCGGCGCTCATCGGGTTGAAGGTGTCCGAGCGATAAGCCAGCCCGCGCGCGACAATGGCGCCTTGGCTGGTCTTGTAGCCGCCCACGTCGCGCAGGTTGGGCACCGGGGGGATGCCCAGGGCCAGGCCCAGGCTTTGGCCGGGCGCCAATATAGGCAAGGAGCCGTCCGGCGCTTTGGCCCAGCCGGCGGTGCCGGTCAAAGCGAGGGCGGCCAAACCCACCGCGGCCACGAGGGCGAATCTTCGCGCGTTTTTGGTCCACGATATCCGGTGACCCATGAAGTCCTTTTGCACTTTGCTGCCTCCCTTTGGCCCGGAGCAAGCCTCCGAGTCTGTCCCGCGTACACGGGGGAGCTGGTTATTTCAGCGGCCTCAGGGTGAGTCGCCTCACCGTTGCCGCCGTTCCGGCTATTGCCAGGCCTTGGCCACGGCCTCTTCCAGGATCGCCCGGAGCTTTTTGGCCGCGGCCAGCTTGCCGCCGGGATGGGCCAGCACGGTCTCCATCTTTTCCTTGCCGTAGGCCGCCTGGTTCATGGACTGGGCCGGGCTCAGGGACATGTTCTGGAAGGCGGTGCCCAGATAGGCGCCGCTGGAGGTTGAGACGGTCAAAACCTCCAGGCCTTCGCCGACGTTCCCGCTGCCCGAAGATCTCACGCCCCAATCACCCAGGGCAAAGCCGCCCATCCCGCCGAACTTGCTCACCCCCTTGATGAGCTCGTCCACCGCCTTGTCGGTCATGATAAGCATGAGCACCTGGGAACTGGAGGCTCCCGCCTGCAGGCCCAGGGTGATCTGGCTGGTCTTCAAAAACACCGGGTCGCTCCAGACCTTGCCGTGACGCCGGAGCAAGAGGCCTTGGCCGCGCTCGTAGCCCACGATGAGGCTGCCCATATCCTCGCTGGGCACCAGGTAGACCGCCCGGACTCCGCCCAGCATGTTGCGGATGGCCTGGGCCTGCTTTTGTTTCAGGAAATCGTCCAGCATCTTGGCGGACTGCTCGGTGAGCTTGGCGTAGGCCGGCTCCTTCTCGGCGGCCTGGGCCGGGACGGCCGACAGGCAGGTGACGAGCCAAAGCAAGGCCAGGGTCAGCATCAAGGCGGGTTTGAACTTCATTTGCCGTTTCTCTGGTCCAAAAGTTGTCGTTGCGGGCCTTTCCCCGGGCTTGGTTTCTTCCCCGTGGCCGAACCACCCCGCGGCCTTTCTTGCTGGCCGGGGGAGATCAGCATTCTTGTACGGGAGAAAATGCTGCCCTTGGGGCAAGACCGCCTCCGCGCTCCATCGGCAAACGCGGGCCAATTCTGATTGGGCTTTAATCAGCGAAAAGCGTGCCAATATCCCCTTTGCGGGACATACCACACGATTAATAATAATATTGCATGGTTATCTGTAAGGGTCCAGACGCGGCGCGCCGAAGGGAGCCTGGGTGGTGCCTAAATATAGTCACCAGTGCCTATCGTGCGTCATTAGAGGCCGGTGAGAAGAACCCGCGGGTCATACCGCTGCCATGGGCCGGCCATCACGGCGCCGGCGGCGGACCACGGGCCGGGCCCGCCCATGGCCGCCCCGGGCGTCCTGGTCTGCCCTTGGCCGATAGGCCCAAGGAGGCCCCCGGCTAAACCACCATTGAAATTAGCGATTTGACTGGGGGAGTTGATTCTCATTTAATATCAGCAGCAAAACTTGAAACAATGGTGTGCGCCATGTCCCAATTTTTCGGCTTTACTTGAGAGCCTACTGATCATGCTGCCCGGGCAAGGTAGTCAGGGAAAGCCGGTGAACCTCTCTCTCCGCTTACTTCCTTAAAAACCGATAAAAATCCCTGCTCCCACCGGGTTGATCATAGCTTCGGACGGGTCCGTCTGGTGCGCGTATTTCATCGGGAGGTGAGGGGATGGCCCGCTGTTTGCCCCTGCAACCCCAGCCTACCCGCGAGGGGGGCGAGCCTTGGAGGGCAGGGCGCTGCCTCCGCCTTTTTGCGGCCACATCAATGGCCAAGGAGTAGTTATGGCAACCCAGTTCAATGCGCATAAACCGGTGGGAGCGGTGATGGTGGTGGGTGGCGGCGTGGCCGCTATCCAGGCCTCGCTGGATCTGGCCGACACCGGCTACCTGGTCTACCTGGTGGAAAAAACCCCGGCCATCGGCGGGGTCATGTCCCAGTTGGACAAGACCTTCCCTACCAACGACTGCTCCATGTGCATTCTCTCGCCCAAGTTGGTGGAGTGCGGCCGTCACCCCAACATCCAGATACTCACCAACACTCAGGTCATGGGCGTGGAGGGGTCGGTAGGCGCCTTCCGGGTGAGCCTGCACCAGAAGGCCCGCTATATCGACCTGAGCAAGTGCATCGCCTGCGGGGCCTGCGCCGAAAAGTGCCCCAAACGGGTGCCCGACCTGTTCAACTGCGGGCTGAACCAACGCCGGGCGGCCCATGTGAAGTATCCCCAGGCCGTGCCCCTGAAGTACTCCATCGACTCGGACAACTGCATCTATTTCCAGAAGGGCAAGTGCCGGGCCTGCGAGAAGTTCTGTCCGGCCGGCGCGGTGGATTTCACCCAGCAGGACCAGGATCTGACCCTGGACGTGGGCGCGGTGGTGCTCTCGGCCGGGTTCAAGCCCTTTGATCCCACCCCCTTTGCCCAGTATTCCTACACCAACTTCCCCAACGTGGTCACCGCCCTGGAGTTCGAGCGCATCCTGAGCGCCAGCGGCCCCTGGATGGGCCACCTGGTGCGCCCCAGCGACGAGGGCGAGCCCAAACGCATCGCCTGGTTGCAGTGCGTGGGCTCGCGCGACGTGAACAACTGCGACCACGGCTACTGTTCCAGCGTGTGCTGCATGTACGCCATCAAGGAGGCGGTGATCGCCAAGGAGCACTCCCACGGCGGCCTGGACACCACCATCTTCTTCATGGACATGCGCACCTTCGGCAAGGACTTCGAGCGCACCTACGAGGGGGCCAAGGACAAGGGGGTGCGCTTCGTGCGCAGCCGCATCCACTCCATCAGCGAGCTGCCCAACCACGACCTGCGCCTGGAGTATGTGGACGAAAAGGGCCGGGCCCACAGCGAGGAATACGACCTGGTGGTGCTCAGCCAGGGCCTGGAGATGGACCGCGACACCGCCGACATGTGCCGCGGGCTGGGCCTGGAGCTGGCGGAGTCGGGCTTCGTGGCCAGCGGCTCCTTCACCCCGGTGGCCAGCAGCCGCCCGGGCATCTACGTGTGCGGGGCCCTGGCCGGACCCAAGGACATACCCCTGAGCGTCATGGAGGCCTCCGCCGCGGCCTGCGCCGCCTCGGGCGACCTGTCCGTGGCCCGGGGCAGCCTGGTCGCGCCGCCGGTGGAGATTCCCCAGCGCAACGTGGCCGGCGACTCCCCCCGGGTGGGAGTCTTCGTCTGCTCCTGCGGCATCAACATCGCCGGGGTGGTGGACGTGCAGGCGGTCATGGACTACGCCGCCACCCTGCCCAACGTGGCCTACGTGGAGAACAACCTGTTCACCTGCTCCCAAGACACCCAGGACAAGATGGCCCAGGTCATCCGCGACCAGGGGCTCAACCGCATGGTGGTGGCGGCCTGCAGCCCGCGCACCCACGAGCCCCTGTTCCAGGAGACCCTGCAGGCGGCCGGGCTCAACAAGTATCTGTTCGACATGGCCAACATCCGCAACCAGACCTCCTGGGTGCACGCCGACGACCCGGTCAAGGCCACCGAGCGGGCCAAGGACCAGGTGCGCATGGCCGTGGCCAAGGCCAGCCTGCTGGAGCCTTTGAACGAGGCCAAGCTTTCCATCCTGCCCAGCGCCCTGGTCATCGGCGGGGGCCTGGCCGGCATGAACGCGGCCCTGGAGCTGGCCAAGCAGGGCTACCCCACCCACCTGGTGGAGCGCGACACCCAACTGGGGGGTAACGCCCGCCTGCTACGCATCACCGCCAAGGGCGACGAGGTGGCCCCCTATCTGGCCGAGCTGGTGCAGCGGGTGGAGGACGATTCCAACATCACGGTGCACCTGGGCACCACCATCCACAAGGTGGACGGCTTCGTGGGCAACTTCAACACCACCCTGGCCGGCGAGGGCGGCGATCAGGTGGTGCAGCACGGGGTGGCCATCATCGCCACCGGAGCCGGGGAATACCGGCCCACCGAATACCTCATGGACCAGCACCCGGCGGTGAAGACCCACCTGGAGATGGACGCGGCCATCGCCTCCGGCGAGGTGGACCCGGCCAAGGTCAACTGCGCGGTGTTCATCCAGTGCGTGGGTTCCCGCGAGCCGGATCGCCCCTACTGCTCCAAGGTCTGCTGCACCCAT contains:
- a CDS encoding tyrosine-protein phosphatase codes for the protein MQKDFMGHRISWTKNARRFALVAAVGLAALALTGTAGWAKAPDGSLPILAPGQSLGLALGIPPVPNLRDVGGYKTSQGAIVARGLAYRSDTFNPMSAEDIKKLERLELKNDYDLRTTSEVKARPDQIPPGVHYHLLNVLADAKSAAPAELEALMHEPKKANVVLGNGRIEALFQGAYREFITLPSARQSYRQLFLSLAEPGKLPAVFHCTTGKDRTGWAAAALLTLLGVPRQTVMADYMRTNQYTLPQFQRAIDAFAAAGGDRSIALAIFGVKPEYLQASFDQMDKQYGSIEKYFSEGLGIGPAQQETLRKMYIVNPKP
- a CDS encoding FAD-dependent oxidoreductase; translation: MATQFNAHKPVGAVMVVGGGVAAIQASLDLADTGYLVYLVEKTPAIGGVMSQLDKTFPTNDCSMCILSPKLVECGRHPNIQILTNTQVMGVEGSVGAFRVSLHQKARYIDLSKCIACGACAEKCPKRVPDLFNCGLNQRRAAHVKYPQAVPLKYSIDSDNCIYFQKGKCRACEKFCPAGAVDFTQQDQDLTLDVGAVVLSAGFKPFDPTPFAQYSYTNFPNVVTALEFERILSASGPWMGHLVRPSDEGEPKRIAWLQCVGSRDVNNCDHGYCSSVCCMYAIKEAVIAKEHSHGGLDTTIFFMDMRTFGKDFERTYEGAKDKGVRFVRSRIHSISELPNHDLRLEYVDEKGRAHSEEYDLVVLSQGLEMDRDTADMCRGLGLELAESGFVASGSFTPVASSRPGIYVCGALAGPKDIPLSVMEASAAACAASGDLSVARGSLVAPPVEIPQRNVAGDSPRVGVFVCSCGINIAGVVDVQAVMDYAATLPNVAYVENNLFTCSQDTQDKMAQVIRDQGLNRMVVAACSPRTHEPLFQETLQAAGLNKYLFDMANIRNQTSWVHADDPVKATERAKDQVRMAVAKASLLEPLNEAKLSILPSALVIGGGLAGMNAALELAKQGYPTHLVERDTQLGGNARLLRITAKGDEVAPYLAELVQRVEDDSNITVHLGTTIHKVDGFVGNFNTTLAGEGGDQVVQHGVAIIATGAGEYRPTEYLMDQHPAVKTHLEMDAAIASGEVDPAKVNCAVFIQCVGSREPDRPYCSKVCCTHSVESALWLKEHNPESQVTILYRDMRTFGERELLYKKARKAGVLFVRYDPENKPRVEAAGEQVSVVIKDNILDRDLVFNADLLVLASAVVSHRDEALAQMFKISLDQDGWFLEAHVKLRPVDFATDGVFMAGLAHYPKPMEEAVAQAQAAVSRAVTVLSKGEMWLPGTVAVIDQNKCVGCGVCWTVCPFKAIDQDENGLAVVNEALCKGCGTCVASCRSGAPNLRGFSNQDVLAQISTMLLG
- a CDS encoding DUF2092 domain-containing protein translates to MLSSKKPTKGARVIFAACLLCLGLLCSVPAALAQPQEDAAKSILQAMSDYMSKLKTIELTFDSSIEIITPQLEKIQFNSSGELLLSRPNRLWAHRVSGHADVTMFVDGKTVTVYGKRANGYAQFAFGGTLDQLIASLRAGRGVALPGADLLVADPYAALAAGVLEAKYLGTGIVDGVSCEHLAFRNFDTDWQLWVQAGDQPIPRKLVITSKTMNCAPQHTIHVKSFKGGVKPKAGAFTFVPPAGATQLEPEALIELDELPNQRPQGAKK
- a CDS encoding lipid-binding SYLF domain-containing protein yields the protein MKFKPALMLTLALLWLVTCLSAVPAQAAEKEPAYAKLTEQSAKMLDDFLKQKQAQAIRNMLGGVRAVYLVPSEDMGSLIVGYERGQGLLLRRHGKVWSDPVFLKTSQITLGLQAGASSSQVLMLIMTDKAVDELIKGVSKFGGMGGFALGDWGVRSSGSGNVGEGLEVLTVSTSSGAYLGTAFQNMSLSPAQSMNQAAYGKEKMETVLAHPGGKLAAAKKLRAILEEAVAKAWQ